The DNA segment TGGCTCTCCTGTCTTAGGTATGAAGTATAGTTTTCATCATCTAATTTTTGCCAGGCATTGTCTGTACAATACAATAAGGTTGGAGGGACACAAGAGCAGCAGCAACCTGTGTCTCAGTCACTTCTCGTCCACACTCCTTCAGCTCCCTCCTGGATCCCCATgtcctgccatgtgcattgagcaggcaggggagggatggGGATGATTTGCAGTAAAGAAAGAacgcatgaggagactgagaaacGGACACGCGTATTGCTGCAGCCAATGCCCTACCTGTTAGGTAATTAAAATATGTTTCACTAATCCTATTTATGTTTTGACAGTTTGTATACAGCTGCTGCCATGGAACCTTCTGTACTATTCATTCATCCAGACCTTGGAATTGGAGGAGCGGAGAGGCTTGTTGTTGATGCAGCACTTTCGCTGAAATCCAGGGGCTGTCGGGTTCAAGTGTGGACTGCCCATTATGATGTCAATCATTGTTTCTCAGAGACAATAGATTCAGGCATCCCAATTAGATGCTGTGGAGATTGGCTTCCTCGAAGCTTTTTAGGCAGATTCTTTGCATTATGTGCATACATTCGAATGATATTTCTGGCCTTCTATATAGTCTTTCTCAGTGGAGAACAATTTGATGTTGTATTTTGCGACCAGGTGAGTTTTTAATTGCTTTTTCCATTTACAGTAAGTTGCACATTTATATATCTACTCTACTAAAGGTAGAGTACAGTTTGAGCTAGAAAacagttgtgttttttttcttgtacaaTCCCTTTTTCTGGGTTCTCTACATTCCCTAATGCTGTCAGTGTATTGTAAATTCTGTGTTCCGCCTCATTCAGGTTCACATTGCAAATCTATAAGGCTGGGAAGGACAAAGCTTGTGAAAGCCTTTTACCATAGCAGAGAATGGAGCAATAATAATATTGGGGTCATCTTGTGGAAAAGGGACTTCATGTATTTTGACCAtttgggcgcgttcacacgttgcgttttggtcgcgttttcattgcgtttgaaacgcatatacaacagctgatgagaggtgatttgcctaattacattaccgtttacgtttgtaaacgcaatgttaacgcatgtgttagcgcgtttttaacgcatgcgttaacatcgcgtttactatgcgttttgtaaaccggtatgttaacagtgatataattaggcaaatcacctctcctcagctgttgtatatgcatttcaaacgcaatgaaaacgcaggtcaaaacgcaaggtgtgaacgcgccctcagtgtTCCTTATGGTCTGACTCCCAGCAATTGTATCACTATCATCTGCTTGTGAGCAGAAAAAAGTTGATATTGATACTTGGAATCGCTTAAAGGGAGcctatcaccacattttcacaaaaacagctagtgacaggttcctatagagccttaTTAACTACCTAATGCCCTTCTTTTAgcgaaaaattactttataaaattACTTTATATTATATTCTATGGCCGGCCATTCCCATGTTCTCCTCCCCAGGTTCCgttcctcttctcagcatgtcatgtgaccagagtgacatcatcactggtcctttagcctccttacAGTAGCAGCCTATAAGAATGAAACCCTTGTTTTGTTTTCATTTCTGTaaaatgcttaaccccttaagaatgcagggttttttcactcatttctcgctttccacctataaaaatccataactttttcatttctccgtgtacagagctctgtgagggcttattttgtgcttcacaaattttactttcctgttatgttatttattattccaatgCATGTgcattgtgggctcagtttttaagactttctcTCTGCGCTCCAAAAAACACCtctaactttattctttggttcggtacgatcgcggtgataccaaatctatacaggttttattgcgttttaatacattttcaaaaattaaactaatgtgtacgaaaaagaaaaacatttttgccatcttctgacgctaataacttgtcatactttggtgtacggagctttctGAGTTGTCATTTTTAGTGAAATGAgcggacgttttcattgcttccattttgaggactgtgcgacattttgatcactttttattacattttttatgtcatgtaaatatgtgtaaaagtcgcatttcggacatttgggtgccattacCCGTTTTGGAGGTCACCATAGGCAATAACGTgtgaatactgtagctacactgcagaaacagatcttgtttaatccctgaaccaagagattttgctcaaaaaaacaattataaaattcaggacattgggaaagctgggtgcatactgTCTTCCAtgcataaaagagctgcctgaactgtccatacaggactaatcaacctgagctggatgactcatacacagcagctggtggatggtgATGCGATTGATAACTTCTGCCCGTCAGGGGCAACACAGTGACGTATTCTTGCCTTATGCTGAGCAGGAGCATGTtgtagcagtgcataattaggcaAAGAGGAGAGCGCCAGAGCAGCCACAGTACTAACAGAGCCTCATATCataatgttttttaattttattttttttcagctaaACCACTCGGGTGCGGAtgcatggagagtgctcacgggttgagccctctccatagccggtaagtcttggctgcatattgcagcaaaggcttaccagtaacacccgtggtCAGTGCTGGCTACCTTAGGAcgccctagggagtctaaaaaatagtaaaaattaaattataattaaaaaaaaataaaaattcaaagcacccctctttccctagaactgttataaataaacagtaaaaatcataaacacataaggtatcactgcatctgaaaaggcctgatctatcaaaatataataactttttttcactgcgtttaagcccgtaacagaaaatagcgtccaatgtcgaaaatggcacttttttgccattttaaaaaatatagcaaattctataaaaattgatcaaaaggttttacagtcctagaaatggtagcattgaaaacataaaaGTCGCAAagaatgacactacccacagctcagtacaccaaagtataaaaaagttattagcgccagaagatggaaaaaatctaaaaaataatccaagcccacaagaaaatgtcacaaatgcattttttcaccaatttcactgcaatttggattttttttccccccctgctttccagtacacatcatgggatattaaataccaccattttgaaattcaatttgttacgcagaaaacaagtcatcacacatgtaaaaataaaaaagttagatttttttgaaggtggagagtgaaaaataaaaacgcaaaaacgaaaaagggctctggcgggaaggggttaatattgcagccatggaaaggaaccatttagggacaaAGGAAATGCTTTTTACTCATAGTTTTTAATAAGCCCTTTATTTTGGTTGggataatttgcatgacaggtacTTATTAATATAGATTTGCTAGAATATAATAAGAAATTCAGCCAAAAGCCAAACAAATCAGAATCTGTGGttataacacataaaaaaaattaggaaaatataaaggaaatctgcacaactgataaaagtaaaaaatcttcGTAGAGagctttattaattacatattaaaaatgtgacatcacaatagaAAGGGGGAGAAAAATGTTAGGTGACGCGTTTCCTTAGTCATACCCATTAGAAAAGTTGTTACAAATACCTTTTATGCACTAGAGGAGAACACCACTGGAAGTCTGGTAAGAGGCGGGAAAGGGGTGTGTCAGATGGAAGAGTCACATGATAGCTGGGGGAGGACCAGTATATGTGGAGCCGCTAGTAAGTGTGCAAATGTATAAACAAAATGTAACTATGAGTAGAAACATTAGTAGATGAGCATAAGGTCGTTACTAAAATTCATACTATTAGGTGATCGTGTGTCTAATAGCAAAATCCAATAGGCTTTGCGTATGTGAAGTTTCTTTTTACGATTGCCTCCTCGTTTGGTTGGTGGAATTTGTTCAATTGCCACCACTGACATATATTTAGAGGAGCCATTATGGACACCCTTGAGATGTTTTGATAAGCCCCAGGAACACCACGAGAAAGCTGAAGATCCGCATAGCGGAACATATCACAGCAGCCAACCCTAACAATTTAACTAGCCTTAGAAAATCCTCAGGCTTATCAAAACATCTCAAGGATGTCCATAATGGCTCCACTAAATATACAGTATGTCAGTGGTGGCAATTGAACATATTCCACCAACCAAACGAGGAGGCAATCGTAAAAAGAAACTTCACATGCGCGAAGCATAGACACACGATCACCTAATGGTATGAATTTTAGGAACGACCTTATGCATCTACTAATGTTTCTACTCATAGTTACATTTTGTTTATACATTTGCACACTTACTAGCGGCTCCATATATACTGGTCCTCCCCCAGCTGTCATGTGACTCTTAAATCTGACACCCCCCCTTCCCGCCTCTTACCAGACTTCCGGTGGCGTTCTCCTCTAGCGCATAAAAGGTATTTGCAACAACTTTTCTAATGGGTATGACTAAGGACAtcttttgtccgaaacgcgtcacctaaCATTTTTCTCCCCCTTTCTATCGTGATGTCACATTTTTAATATGTAACTAATAAAGCTCTCTACgaagatttttttacttttaacagTTGCCTGTGTGGATTTACTTTATATTTTCctcatttttttgcaatttatcaCCTTGGATCCAGACCAGGAGTTTTTTCCATCCAGCATGGCCATCAGTTGGGACGACGAGAAGGgtgagcacacacaaaaaaaacttttttcttagTTATAACACATAGTTTTTAATTTGTTTCCTTTCTAGGTGTCTGCCTGCATTCCAGTTTTTAAACTGGCTAGAAATAGAAAGCGTGTTTTATTTTATTGCCATTTTCCTGACCAGCTACTTACTAAGAGGCCATCATTGGTTAAGAAGATGTATAGAGCTCCCATTGATTGGCTGGAAGAGAAGACAACCGGCATGGCTGACTGTATTCTAGTCAATAGTCAGTATACTGCTAAAATCTTCACAGAAACCTTTACATCATTATCTCATATAAAACCTGATGTCTTATATCCATCGTTGAATGTCAGCAACTTCCAGTCTTGTAATTTTGAAGGTTTGGCTGAACTTGTACCTACAAAGAGAAAGTTTGTATTTCTTTCAATTAACAGATATGAGCGGAAAAAAAACCTTAACCTTGCACTGGAATCTCTTTGTTTACTACGGGAGAAAGTAAGTCTGCAGGACTGGGAGAAGATTCATCTTATCTTGGCTGGGGGATATGATGCGAGAATAAGTGAGAATGTTGAGCATTATAAAGAACTTAACCAGCTTGCAGTTAAGCTTGACATAAGCAACCATGTTTTATTTTTGAGATCTTTTTCTGATCAGCAAAAACTTAATCTTCTCCACAATTGCAcgtgtatattatacacccctaGCAATGAACATTTTGGAATTGTACCAATAGAGGCTATGTACATGCACTGTCCTGTAATAGCTGTTAACTCTGGAGGTCCCCTTGAATCTGTTGCCGATAATATCACAGGCTTTTTATGTCCGCCTACACATGCAGCCTTTGCTGATGCAATGGAAAAGTTCATTAAAGATCCTACCCTCAGGACAACAATGGGAAAACTTGGACATGCAAGAGTTGTGGAAAAGTTTTCCTCTGAAGCTTTTGCAAATCAGCTACACCATTACGTATGCAAATTGCTGGAAGGAACTTGAACAAAAAAtgcttttctttgtttttgaCTCCCTACTGGGTTTATGAGTGTGAATGGTGTTTATTGAAGAAACCCGCTgtagaaaaaaaatggaataaaatgtctctttagtGCAAGCCTACTTCTACATTTCAGTGATTTGTTTCCTATACTACTGTATTATCTATTTTATACTGGACTGTGAGGCCACCTCTTAAAATAAAGCCTTTACTCATAACATtattgatgtgcaataatttttactttatttctctttttttgtatGAAGTTAAAAATACCATATTTGTCCTT comes from the Engystomops pustulosus chromosome 5, aEngPut4.maternal, whole genome shotgun sequence genome and includes:
- the ALG2 gene encoding alpha-1,3/1,6-mannosyltransferase ALG2, translating into MEPSVLFIHPDLGIGGAERLVVDAALSLKSRGCRVQVWTAHYDVNHCFSETIDSGIPIRCCGDWLPRSFLGRFFALCAYIRMIFLAFYIVFLSGEQFDVVFCDQVSACIPVFKLARNRKRVLFYCHFPDQLLTKRPSLVKKMYRAPIDWLEEKTTGMADCILVNSQYTAKIFTETFTSLSHIKPDVLYPSLNVSNFQSCNFEGLAELVPTKRKFVFLSINRYERKKNLNLALESLCLLREKVSLQDWEKIHLILAGGYDARISENVEHYKELNQLAVKLDISNHVLFLRSFSDQQKLNLLHNCTCILYTPSNEHFGIVPIEAMYMHCPVIAVNSGGPLESVADNITGFLCPPTHAAFADAMEKFIKDPTLRTTMGKLGHARVVEKFSSEAFANQLHHYVCKLLEGT